The genomic interval CGAGGCCGTGGCCCTCAAGAAGAAGCGCTGGGCGCTGGTGTACCCCAACTACGAATACGGCCAGTCGGCCGTGGCCACGTTCAAGCAGCTGCTCAAGGCGGCCCAGCCCGATGTGGAATTTGTGACCGAGCAGGCGCCGCCCCTGGGCAAGGTCGATTCCGGCAGCGTGGTGCAGGCCCTGGCCGACGCCAGGCCCGACGCGATCTTCAACGTGCTGTTCGGTGCCGACCTGTCCAAATTCGTGCGCGAGGGCAACACGCGTGGCCTGTTCCAGGGCCGTGAGGTGGTCAGCCTGCTGACCGGAGAGCCCGAATACATGGACCCGCTCAAGGACGAAGCGCCCAACGGCTGGATTGTTACCGGCTACCCCTGGTATGGCATCCAGACGCCCGAGCACAAGACCTTCTACACCGCCTACCAGGCCAGGTTCAAGGACTACCCGCGCCTGGGCTCCGTCGTGGGGTACAGCGCCATCAAGTCGCTGGCCGAAGGCATGAAGAAGGCGGGCTCCACCGACACCGAAAAGCTGGTGGCCGCGTTCAAGGGCCTGCAGGTGTCCACGCCGTTTGGCCCCATCGTGTACAGGCCCGAAGACAACCAGTCCACCATGGGCGGTTATGTGGGCCGCACCAGAAACGAGGGTGGCAAGGGCGTGATGGTGAATTACCGCTACATCGATGGCGCGAAGGTCCAACCGTCGAACGACGAAGTCAAAAAAATGCGCGCGGCCGAGTGACATCCGCCTGAGACGCTTCGCGTCTTCCCCCTTCTCTCGCGCTGCGTGTGGGAAGGGGGACGCAGCCCTCGTTGTGGCCGCGCCGGTTTCATGGGCTATGGGCGGTGCGCAGGTTGCGCCGCGGAGACTGAGATGGGTTTTTCGGGTTTTGTCGTTCAGCTGCTCAACGGTCTGGCGGGGGCCTCCTCGCTGTTCCTGGTGGGGGCCGGGTTGTCGCTGATCTTCGGGGTGACGCGCATCGTGAATTTTGCCCACGGCTCGTTCTTCATGGTGGGCATCTATGTGGCCTATTCGCTGGTGGCCCAACTGGGCACGGGCCTGGGCTTCTGGCCAGCGCTGCTGCTGTCGGCCGTGGCCGTGGGCGCGCTGGGGGCAGTGGTGGAGGTGGTGCTGCTGCGCCGCATCTACAAGGCGCCCGAGCTGTTCCAGCTGCTGGCCACATTTGCGCTTGTGCTGGTCATCAAGGACGCGGCCCTCTGGATCTGGGGGCCCGAGGAACTGCTGGGCCCGCGCGCACCGGGCCTCTCGGGCTCGGTCAGCATCCTGGGGCGCCAGTTTCCCTCGTATGACCTGTTCCTCATCGTGGTGGGCCCGGTGGTGCTGGGCCTGTTGTGGCTGCTGCTCACCCGCACGCGCTGGGGCACACTGGTGCGCGCCGCCACGCAAGACCGCGAAATGGTCAGCGCCCTGGGCGTGAACCAGGCCTGGCTGTTCACGGCGGTGTTTGCGCTGGGCGCGCTGCTGGCGGGCCTGGGCGGTGCGTTGCAGCTGCCGCGCGAGCCCGCCACGCTGGAGATGGACCTCAACACCATCGGCGCCGCGTTTGTGGTGGTCGTGGTGGGCGGCATGGGCTCCATTCCGGGCGCCTATGTCGCGGCCCTGTTGATCGCCGAAATCAAGGCCATCTGCATCTGG from Acidovorax sp. FHTAMBA carries:
- a CDS encoding ABC transporter substrate-binding protein, with the translated sequence MLRRPRLLQSATAATMLAFLVPVHAQGVIKIGEINSYKAQPAFLEPYKKGMELAVEEINASGGLLGKKVRLVIRDDNANPGDAVRAAEELVSREKVDVLTGSFLSHIGLALTDFARQKKFFFLASEPLTDKIVWQNGNRYTYRLRPSTYMQVSMVVPEAVALKKKRWALVYPNYEYGQSAVATFKQLLKAAQPDVEFVTEQAPPLGKVDSGSVVQALADARPDAIFNVLFGADLSKFVREGNTRGLFQGREVVSLLTGEPEYMDPLKDEAPNGWIVTGYPWYGIQTPEHKTFYTAYQARFKDYPRLGSVVGYSAIKSLAEGMKKAGSTDTEKLVAAFKGLQVSTPFGPIVYRPEDNQSTMGGYVGRTRNEGGKGVMVNYRYIDGAKVQPSNDEVKKMRAAE